In one window of Posidoniimonas corsicana DNA:
- the trpE gene encoding anthranilate synthase component I — protein MHHPCPADFKQLASTADYVPVFRRLVSDSLTPVSAFDRLDEGASACLFESVIGGEKVGRYSFVAGDPFRMIEAHRDRVVITDFHRPADETPKPPTTAEQQSDNPLELLREHVQAVRVAKLPGLPPFVGGAVGYAGYDTVRYVEHLPDAPEDDRELPDLSFAFFDHMVVFDNVSKTVYVIALADVSGASNDAQLAAAQQEAAARVDRLVDRLSVPASTLTPEDIDTTGGVDLPYESNFTQDGFQAAVEKCVEYIRAGDIFQVVISQRLQTPLEQSPLEVYRTLRVVNPSPFMFLLRSPSCTLVGSSPEIMVRVVDGRVTVRPLAGTRPRGADDEEDRRLGEELLADPKERAEHVMLVDLGRNDVGRVARYGSVEISDVMVIERYSHVMHITSNVNGQLKEGADAFDALAACLPAGTVSGAPKVRAMEVIDELEPHRRGPYAGAVGYFDFAGNLDTCIALRTIVIKGDTAYVQAGAGIVADSVPSAEYQETLNKARGLLKAIEITNRRGKHA, from the coding sequence CGGCTCGACGAGGGCGCCTCCGCCTGCCTGTTTGAGAGCGTAATCGGCGGTGAGAAGGTCGGCCGGTACAGCTTTGTCGCGGGCGACCCGTTTCGGATGATCGAGGCCCACCGCGACCGGGTGGTGATCACGGACTTCCACCGGCCTGCGGACGAGACCCCCAAGCCTCCCACGACCGCCGAGCAGCAGTCCGACAACCCGCTGGAATTGCTTCGCGAGCATGTGCAGGCGGTCCGTGTCGCCAAGCTGCCGGGCCTGCCCCCGTTTGTGGGCGGCGCGGTTGGCTACGCGGGGTACGACACCGTCCGGTACGTGGAGCACCTGCCCGACGCGCCGGAAGACGACCGAGAGCTTCCCGACCTGTCGTTCGCGTTCTTCGACCACATGGTGGTGTTCGACAATGTCAGCAAGACCGTCTACGTGATCGCCTTAGCAGACGTGTCGGGCGCGTCGAACGACGCGCAGCTGGCCGCGGCGCAGCAGGAGGCCGCCGCGCGGGTCGATCGGTTGGTGGATCGCCTATCGGTTCCCGCTAGCACTCTCACCCCTGAAGACATCGACACCACCGGCGGAGTCGACCTGCCCTACGAGTCCAACTTCACCCAGGACGGGTTCCAGGCGGCGGTGGAGAAGTGCGTCGAGTACATTCGCGCGGGCGACATCTTCCAGGTGGTGATCAGCCAGCGGCTACAGACGCCGCTCGAGCAGTCGCCGCTGGAGGTGTACCGCACGCTGAGGGTGGTGAACCCCAGCCCGTTCATGTTCCTGTTACGCTCGCCGTCCTGCACGCTGGTGGGCAGCTCGCCGGAGATCATGGTGCGGGTCGTTGACGGCAGGGTAACCGTGCGCCCCCTGGCCGGCACCCGCCCGCGGGGCGCGGACGACGAGGAGGACCGTCGCCTGGGCGAGGAGCTGCTGGCCGACCCCAAGGAGCGGGCCGAGCACGTCATGCTGGTCGACCTGGGACGCAACGACGTCGGGCGGGTCGCGCGGTACGGCAGCGTCGAGATCTCCGACGTGATGGTCATCGAACGCTACAGCCACGTGATGCACATCACTTCGAACGTGAACGGGCAGCTGAAGGAGGGCGCCGACGCGTTCGACGCCCTGGCCGCCTGCCTGCCAGCCGGCACGGTCTCGGGGGCGCCGAAGGTGCGGGCGATGGAGGTCATCGACGAGCTGGAGCCCCACCGCCGCGGGCCATACGCCGGCGCCGTGGGCTACTTCGACTTCGCCGGCAACCTGGACACGTGCATCGCCCTGCGGACCATCGTCATCAAGGGCGACACCGCCTACGTGCAGGCGGGCGCCGGCATCGTGGCCGACAGCGTCCCCTCCGCGGAGTACCAGGAAACGCTCAACAAGGCCCGCGGACTTCTCAAGGCGATCGAGATCACCAACCGCCGTGGCAAGCATGCGTAG